A segment of the Anopheles cruzii chromosome 2, idAnoCruzAS_RS32_06, whole genome shotgun sequence genome:
CAGGCTTTGCTCCGCTGACCGCCAAGGGTTCCCAGCAGTACCGTGCGCTAACGGTACCGGAACTGACGGCGCAAATGTTTGACGCCAAAAACATGATGACGGCGTGCGATCCTCGCCACGGTCGCTACCTAACTTGTGCAGCGATTTTCCGAGGTGCGTTTGGGCCCCCAATGGCTCTTTTCAGACGCCGACGTAGCCAATGGTTAACGATTATTCCATTTCCAGGTGCGATGTCGATGAAAGAGGTTGACCAGCAGATGTTCAATATCCAGAGCAAAAATAGTGGGTACTTCGTTGAGTGGATTCCAAACAATGTGAAGGTGGCCGTGTGCGATATTGCACCCCGGGGCCTCAAGATGTCGGCCACGTTCATTGGCAACACGACCGCGATTCAGGAAATTTTCAAACGCATTTCGGAACAGTTCACGGCCATGTTCAGACGCAAGGCGTTCCTTCACTGGTACACCGGCGAGGGTATGGACGAGATGGAGTTCACCGAGGCAGAGTCGAACATGAACGACCTGATCTCGGAGTACCAACAGTATCAAGACGCAGCGGTAGAGGAGTACGACGAGATGGAAGAAATCCCCGAAGAGGAGCAGGCGCAGCCGGAGTAACCTAATCGCTACGGGTCGAATGGTTGGTTTGTTACTACAAAAGTGCCACGATGCAAAGCTGTTAACAATTTACAATTCTTCGACGTGGACTTCGTATCCATGCTTCCGAACCATACGTAACATGCCTTGCACAATAAAGTGTTTATGAACGGAACATgtttttaaaattgaaaaaaaacattaaacgaaGACTCTACCGATACGAGAAGATAACGATAACATGAGCCTACATATTGCGGTACTCCCCTTTTGCAGCGAAATGGTTACAGTTTCGACTGCCTGCTGTGTGTTTCGCTTATCATGCGGGAGGAAAAAGACATCCTGAGAGATAAATTGAACACGCTGATATCGCCGGAAGAAGTAAAAGTCCATAAGCGCGATAAAACTAATCCGTGGTTTACCGGGATCAGATCGAAACCGGTTCATCTGGCAGCACTGGCGATAGGGGCCGCCGTCAAAGTCAGCTGTCAggcaaaataaagaaaacgtTCCGTTggaagctctctctctctatagGACGCTCGAAATTGGGGGGGCCGATGGTAAACAAGGGGTGGGCAGGTTCTGCTGCCACAACTGCTGGCCGCTCTGAAAAATCTCAAGTATAAAAATACCGTAGCAGACACACGTATATGTGCCCCGTGGAGCAAACTGTAAAGTAGGTAAGCCAAGGAATGCTCGGATGTAATCGTCCTTTCCAGCCAACTAGATAGTGGCGAAGAACGGAACAGAAGCGTGTTAGGCGAAGAAATAGTGCCAAGTAGGGTGGCCATGGTTGGCTGACTGCTgcgttcgttttgttttgattttcagTGCCCATCTTCTGTTTATCAACAAAGAAAATTTTCTATTTTGGTACGTGCTTTTTCTTCCTCGCTTACTACGAGCAACGCCAGCGACGCGCGCGCTTGGCGATTGTGAAATAGCACCCAAAATGTTGGTTCAATCCGTCCTGTGGTAAGGCGATGCAGTGGTAATGAAAGAGGCCGACGTGCAAgaagttgtgtgtgtgtgcttttatAATTTCTGTTGCAACATTCATGACGAAATCACTCGGCTGATGATGAAAAGCAATGTAGGGCATACACAACCGCCCTGGGTGGGGGGGATGGTGGTCCCTTGCAACGGAGGTTAAAAAAACCCTTTGGGAGACATTCTGCAACACCCTGAAGGTCAAAGAGTTTTTTCCGATATCGAGAACttatattgtttttatttatcgtcaactctctctttgtctctttctcttgtGACGCTTGCACTCTTATCAGTAACATTCCTTTTTGGTGCAAACCATTTTCATCAatcaggttttttttgtgcccttCCAGCTTACTTTGATGGGTTCCTTTTTTGACCTTTTCGATCCGTCACCAACGGCGGAGTCCGAGTGTGACGCGGACACACGCAACGACAATGGCGAGGAGGACAGCAGCGACGACAGCGGCAGCTTTGGGGACAGCTCCGTAAGCCACCTACTCCACCACACGCCCGATGGCACCGGCAGTAGCGAGCTAATCCTGAAAGGCATCGACTTCAGCCGTGGCTTTCTGCCCCCCGAACCGCAGCTCGGAAACATCGAGTATAAACTGAAGCTGATCAATCCGTCGAAACAACGCTTCGAGCATCTGGTCACGCAGATGAAGTGGCGTTTGCGCGAAGGAAATGGCGAGGCCATCTACGAGATCGGCGTGTCCGACTCGGGTCACCTGCACGGCCTGAGCGACTCCGACATGTCCGTGTCGCTGCACACGCTCAATCAGATGGCCCGCAAGCTGGACGCTTCGACAAGCGTGCTGCGGCGCAAGAGCCTGCCCGAtgatcggtcggtggtggaggtgCTGGTACGCAAAATACCCGATGACCAGCACAACATCGAGGTCCGGGTGGCAGTGCTCGGCGGGGCCGATGCGGGTAAGTCCACTCTGCTGGGCGTGCTGACGCAGGGAGAGTTCGATAACGGGCAGGGCCGCGCCCGGTTGAATATGTTCCGGCACATGCACGAAATTCAGACCGGTCGCACATCCTGCATATCGCACGAAACGCTCGGCTTCGATGCGCAGGGCAGCGTTATCAACTACAAGTACAACGAAATGATGACGGCGGAAGAAATAAGCGACCGTTCGACGAAACTGGTCACATTTATGGACCTAGCCGGGCACCGGCGCTACCTGAAGACGACGGTGCAGGCACTTTCCGGGTACTGCCCTGGCCACGCCCTGATCGTGATCAGCGCGGGCAACATCAGCACCATGACACGGGAGCATCTGGCCATCGTACACGCGCTGGACATCTCGTTctccatcatcgtcaccaaGATTGATCTCGcaccaccggagccggtgctGTTTGAGCTGAAAAATCTGCTCACCTCGATCGGTTACCGCAAGATACCGTACTTAATCagcaacgaggacgacgtgCTGAACGCCAACGCGCACCAGAGCGCCGAGCAGATCGTGCCGATCTTCTGCGTCTCGAACGTGACCGGCGAGGGCCTCGATTTGCTTATCAAATACCTGTACGTACTGTCGCCCGGCATTAGTAACGCGGAAAAGGAACGGCTCGAGCAGGAGGCACTGGAATTTCAGATTGACGAGATTTTCCGCGTCGCCGAGGTGGGCCTCGTGGCGGGCGGGTTGCTGGGTAAAGGGGTCCTCACCGAGAACAGCCAGGTGAAGGTGGGCCCCCTGCAGGATGGTTCGTTCTTCTCCGTTGTCGTACAAACGATTCACCGCAATAAGGCGCCCTGTCGGGTGGTGCGCGCCGGGCAGAGCGCTTCGCTGTCCTTCAACGCTCTCGAACCGATGCCACCGTTACGCAGCGGTATGGTGATTCTGCCGGATTACGAGAGTGACGACATAGCGTGCGGGTGCTACTTCTTCCAGGTACGTGCAGTACGCGAATGGCCACGATCTCGATCGTGCTTCACCTTCCCCCCTTACGCTTACGCTTATGCTTTCTGTTCTTGTTGTAGGCACACGTCTCGGTGCTTTTCCACGCGACGCGCATATTCAAGGGATTTCAGACTACCGTCCACATCGGTAGCATTCGTCAAACGGCCATCATCGAGGGTATTATGGGAGCCGGGGAAACTGGCATCGGTACAAATCAAACGGCATCGGTTCTCTTCCGATTTGTCCGCCATCCGGAGTATGTGCGCCCGGGGATGCGGATTCTGTTTCGTGAGGGAACCAGCAAGGGAATCGGTAAGGTGACGCAAGTTTTCCCGCTTAAAAAACCGCACTCGAACTCGGAGACTTAGACGGAGACCGCACCGAGGCGCCAGATTTGAACTTCTAAACATACACCTACCGCAGGCAGATTAGAACGATTGATAACGTGTGACGATTGTTTAGTAATAAATTTTACTGTGATTTGAACCAGAATTTCTCCTCCAAACACGTCGCCGCACCGAGTGGTCTATTGTTGTGGAACTTTATTGCTGTTTTCGTCAACGGTCGATAGCTCGGCGGACGGGAAGGTAAACTTAAACAGAACCGCAATTGAGGCCAGTACCGCATTGCCGTTCTCCTTCTCCAGCAGTCGTATCCACGATAGCAGCGAGTCTTTGGTAGAGGTCCCAGTACAACAGATCGCGTAGATCGTGCCATCCTCCTGCTCGTGCACCGACCGGCGCCGAGTGCTTAGCTTTGACGCGGAGGGCGAAACATTCCGGTATCGCAGACCCACGCCAAAGTATGGCACATTGAGGTTACTAACATCTATTTGGAAGGATAGAAAATAAGCCATTAGCCCCTGCTGTGCCGCACGATTCAAAGTAGAGTTACCATCCGGGTCACCTTCCGTGTCCGGGAGGGGAAGTGGCTTTGGTGCGCTTTTTAGAACGAAATAGTTGATGGGCTTGTTCCGCATCCATATAACAAATGGTCCCTCGATGTAAAGGGGCTCCTGTTTATCGTGCCCCTCCAGTAGCTCCGATTGCTCGGCACTCTGGCCACTGATTACCCACGTGTGGTCCAACGCATTTTCTACCACTTTTGTCTCGAACACATCGATCTTACTGCGCGGGTCAACGGAACACATCCGCTCGACGGCTAACCGTCCCAGCTCTAGCGCATCGTTCGGTACGGGATTGGGAAGCAACCAGGGGGAAAGGTTTTTAAACTTCGGCATCCAGTACATCATGCGCCAGTACTTTCGCACCGGGTGGCCCTTACGGCCGAATACGTTGATCAGCATCGCCTCCATCTCATAGTCCGGCATAACTCCGTTGTCCTCCATCTGTTCCAGCAGATCGATTATACACTGTTGCTGGCGCGGGTAGTGCATAAACTCGGCTTGAAATATGTTTGTGGGGATGAATTTGCCTTTGGGCATCACATTGATCAGTGCCTTGTACACGGCAATGTCCTTGCTTACG
Coding sequences within it:
- the LOC128268185 gene encoding evolutionarily conserved signaling intermediate in Toll pathway, mitochondrial codes for the protein MLLSRYFRLSRGILKLSVRLEAPLLSSVRQCATQPPKDDETKGQEKSLVLRTNLFETAAKKDKQTYIEMVDIFVNRNVHRRNHVEFIYAALKHMEAFGVSKDIAVYKALINVMPKGKFIPTNIFQAEFMHYPRQQQCIIDLLEQMEDNGVMPDYEMEAMLINVFGRKGHPVRKYWRMMYWMPKFKNLSPWLLPNPVPNDALELGRLAVERMCSVDPRSKIDVFETKVVENALDHTWVISGQSAEQSELLEGHDKQEPLYIEGPFVIWMRNKPINYFVLKSAPKPLPLPDTEGDPDDVSNLNVPYFGVGLRYRNVSPSASKLSTRRRSVHEQEDGTIYAICCTGTSTKDSLLSWIRLLEKENGNAVLASIAVLFKFTFPSAELSTVDENSNKVPQQ
- the LOC128268182 gene encoding GTP-binding protein 2 isoform X2 — its product is MGSFFDLFDPSPTAESECDADTRNDNGEEDSSDDSGSFGDSSVSHLLHHTPDGTGSSELILKGIDFSRGFLPPEPQLGNIEYKLKLINPSKQRFEHLVTQMKWRLREGNGEAIYEIGVSDSGHLHGLSDSDMSVSLHTLNQMARKLDASTSVLRRKSLPDDRSVVEVLVRKIPDDQHNIEVRVAVLGGADAGKSTLLGVLTQGEFDNGQGRARLNMFRHMHEIQTGRTSCISHETLGFDAQGSVINYKYNEMMTAEEISDRSTKLVTFMDLAGHRRYLKTTVQALSGYCPGHALIVISAGNISTMTREHLAIVHALDISFSIIVTKIDLAPPEPVLFELKNLLTSIGYRKIPYLISNEDDVLNANAHQSAEQIVPIFCVSNVTGEGLDLLIKYLYVLSPGISNAEKERLEQEALEFQIDEIFRVAEVGLVAGGLLGKGVLTENSQVKVGPLQDGSFFSVVVQTIHRNKAPCRVVRAGQSASLSFNALEPMPPLRSGMVILPDYESDDIACGCYFFQAHVSVLFHATRIFKGFQTTVHIGSIRQTAIIEGIMGAGETGIGTNQTASVLFRFVRHPEYVRPGMRILFREGTSKGIGKVTQVFPLKKPHSNSET
- the LOC128268182 gene encoding GTP-binding protein 2 isoform X1; protein product: MMKSNLTLMGSFFDLFDPSPTAESECDADTRNDNGEEDSSDDSGSFGDSSVSHLLHHTPDGTGSSELILKGIDFSRGFLPPEPQLGNIEYKLKLINPSKQRFEHLVTQMKWRLREGNGEAIYEIGVSDSGHLHGLSDSDMSVSLHTLNQMARKLDASTSVLRRKSLPDDRSVVEVLVRKIPDDQHNIEVRVAVLGGADAGKSTLLGVLTQGEFDNGQGRARLNMFRHMHEIQTGRTSCISHETLGFDAQGSVINYKYNEMMTAEEISDRSTKLVTFMDLAGHRRYLKTTVQALSGYCPGHALIVISAGNISTMTREHLAIVHALDISFSIIVTKIDLAPPEPVLFELKNLLTSIGYRKIPYLISNEDDVLNANAHQSAEQIVPIFCVSNVTGEGLDLLIKYLYVLSPGISNAEKERLEQEALEFQIDEIFRVAEVGLVAGGLLGKGVLTENSQVKVGPLQDGSFFSVVVQTIHRNKAPCRVVRAGQSASLSFNALEPMPPLRSGMVILPDYESDDIACGCYFFQAHVSVLFHATRIFKGFQTTVHIGSIRQTAIIEGIMGAGETGIGTNQTASVLFRFVRHPEYVRPGMRILFREGTSKGIGKVTQVFPLKKPHSNSET